A genomic window from Solanum dulcamara chromosome 11, daSolDulc1.2, whole genome shotgun sequence includes:
- the LOC129873061 gene encoding uncharacterized protein LOC129873061 isoform X1 translates to MNVTSLFLQLQSYMGHLIAVFHHGGRFYKGGVEQLSEEEESSDSINFEEEDLNDVPEEDDSELDEELRVFREKLREEKRSEAGKGKKRSKRTSKQQEIELGEAGIDKGFENNFNNKATKYNGRLEGDEEFIDSSDEPSENSGEELDVLAQPGVDLPSRRKSNKLRYDSSCSISFFELGMIFESANQFINVVADYAIQHKVQLKIKTNEPHGVRVRCIGNCNLELFASLDKDTGNFFVKKILSCS, encoded by the exons ATGAATGTAACATCACTTTTTTTACAGCTTCAGTCATATATGGGTCATCTTATAGCTGTTTTTCACCATGGAGGTCGTTTTTATAAAG GTGGAGTTGAACAACtttctgaagaagaagaaagtagTGATTCTATTAACTTTGAAGAGGAAGACTTAAATGATGTTCCAGAAGAGGATGATAGTGAACTTGATGAAGAATTGCGAGTTTTTAGAGAAAAACttagagaagaaaaaagaagtgaagctggaaaaggaaaaaagagatcTAAAAGAACTTCCAAACAGCAAGAAATCGAGCTTGGAGAAGCTGGTATAGATAAGGGATTTGAGAATAATTTCAACAACAAGGCAACTAAATACAATGGTAGATTGGAAGGTGATGAAGAGTTTATTGATTCATCAGATGAACCAAGTGAAAATAGTGGTGAAGAACTTGATGTGTTAGCACAACCAGGTGTGGATTTACCTTCAAGAAGAAAAAGCAACAAATTGAGGTATGATTCTTCTTGTTCCATTTCTTTCTTTGAATTGGGTATGATATTTGAGAGTGCAAATCAGTTTATAAATGTTGTTGCTGATTATGCTATTCAACATAAAGTTCAATTAAAGATTAAAACCAATGAACCTCATGGAGTAAGGGTGAGATGTATTGGAAATTGTAATTTGGAACTGTTTGCAAGCTTGGATAAAGATACAGgaaatttttttgtgaaaaaaataCTATCCTGCTCATAG
- the LOC129873061 gene encoding uncharacterized protein LOC129873061 isoform X2 — MPERPIRCRRKDKDEPRKKKWGKESKNGVKISCSKCHQVGHNKRSCKSVATQQPSQSIRQFSQPTQLPLQSTQQSSQPSMNQPDTQHSSFLCPETSRVIGNKRQQPNSSSTAKATTSSVGRKRTRNVKFGVYTNTQSGRQVVNPERPSERVISSGSQAALKNAS, encoded by the exons ATGCCTGAAAGGCCaatcagatgtagaagaaaagaTAAAGATGAACCAAGAAAAAAGAAGTGGGGGAAAGAATCAAAGAATGGAGTGAAAATATCATGTTCCAAATGCCATCAAGTTGGGCATAACAAAAGAAGCTGTAAATCAGTG GCCACTCAACAACCTTCACAATCCATTCGACAGTTTTCACAACCCACTCAACTGCCTTTACAGTCCACTCAGCAGTCTTCACAACCATCAATGAATCAGCCAGACACTCAACATTCCTCTTTTTTATGTCCAGAAACCTCAAGAGTAATAGGAAATAAGAGGCAACAACCAAATAGTTCTTCAACTGCAAAGGCTACAACTTCTTCAgttggaagaaaaagaacaagaaaTGTGAAATTTGGTGTTTACACAAATACACAATCTGGAAGACAAGTCGTTAAT CCTGAAAGACCAAGTGAAAGAGTTATCTCAAGTGGGTCTCAAGCAGCATTAAAGAATGCATCATAA